The DNA sequence tgggcaataaattgccAATGGTGCCAATATCCCATGAACGATTTAAAAAAATACACTCCTTCCAGGGAATTTGCTCCAGCTCTCCTTTTTCTGAAGTCCTGGCAAATTAATGTGGTAACATTTTTGGTTGTACAGTTCAGTACTTATGAATGTATATAGTATGTAACTGAGTGAACTGCTATTTTGTTTTAAGTAGCAAGCAAACCCACAATAGCATGCGAAGGATGACATTTGCTTAATTTCCCCAATTCTTTAGTCAAGAGCTTCAGATATGGGGATAGCTGAGACAAACCCATATATGTCTTCAAACCCATATATGTCTTTCACCATACTACCTTAACTTCTAAAAAACATGTTCCTAATGGTGACAACTGTTAGGAATGGAGGCGGAAGTGCTATGTACAGAATGGAACCCTGAGATCTGACCTAAAGCATTCCGAGTTGCTTATGTAATAGGAATAAATAATTGATCATGGAGGTGATGACAGGGCTACAGTGAGCAAACGTTTATGCTGAGCAGTGAAGGCACAGCTGTCTTCTAATCTCATAGCTATATTAGATCTTTGTAAAAGCATTATGGTGTGACGTTGTATCTGTTCATTGACATCTCCCTGCTGCTTGGATATATACATTCTTCAAATTAGCCTTCAATTGATTCTGGGTAGTTTTACATAGTGCCAATTCCAGATGAATTCTTCAGTTCCAGCACTTGAAGTAGAAGGACGCTCTCACTAGCGAATAAACAACTGTCAATGTTTACACAGGGCTTTACAATGCAGAGTGTTGCACATGTTTCACTATCAGAGCAGACTCTGGAAGAACTGCTCGACACAAGAATTAGAACGCTTCCATTGTTTCTTCTCCAGAAGCTGAGATTGAATTCAGTCAAGATGCACAAAAGCTTTTTGAAAAGGGCCCAAAGTGAGTGGGAACGGCAACAGTATAGGGCCAGTTGACAATATGAAAATCATTTCATACCGTTTTCCCCCATTTTTGCACCAGTTTCAGTGTCAGCCTGCTGTCTGAGATTATTGTATCATAGATACCAAGGTTGGTTCTCGGTATTGTGTTAGCTGATTTCGGCTATTGCAGTGAATGAGGTGCAGCAAGGTTACACAATCATATATGGAGACCTGCCTCCtcattcatagaacattacagcgcagtacaggcccttcggccctcgatgttgtgcctacctgtgaaaccactctaaagcccatctacactattccattatcgtccatatgtctatccaatgaccatttgaatgcccttagtgttggcgagtccactactgttgtaggcagggcattccacgcccttactactccctgcataaagaatctacctctgacatctgtcttatatctatcccccctcaatttaaagctatgtcccctcgtgctagacatcaccatctgaggaaaaaggctctcactgtccaccctatccaatcctctgatcatcttgtatgcctcaattaagtcaccccttaaccttcttctctctaacaaaatcagcctcaagtccctcagcctttcctcataagatcttcccttcttaccaggcaacattctggtaaatctcctctgcaccctttccaatgcttccacatctttcctataatgcggtgactagaattgcacgcaatactccaaatgcggccgcaccagagttttgtacggctgcaacatgacctcatggctccgaaactcaatccctctaccaataaaggctaacacactgtatgccttcttaacaaccctctcaacctggatggcaactatcagggatctatgtacatggacaccgagatctctctgctcatccacactgccaagaatcttaccattagcccagtactctgtcttcctgttattccttccaaaatgaatcacctcacacttttttgcattaaactccatttgccacctctcagcccagcactgcagcttatctatgtccctctgtaactcgtaacatccttccgcactgtccacaactccaccggctttagtgtcatctgcaaatgtactcacccatccttctacgccctcctccaggtcatttataaaaatgataaacagcagtggccccaaaacagatccttgtggtacaccactagtaactggactccagtctgaacatttcccatcaaccaccactctttgtcttcttccagctagccaatttctgatccaaactgctaaatcaccctgaatcccatgcctctgtattttctgcaatagcctaccgtggggaaccttatcaaacgctttactgaaatccatatacaccacgtcaactgctttaccctcatccacctgtttggtcaccttctcaaataactcaataaggtgtgtgaggcacgacctacccttcacaaaaccgtgttgactatctctaatcaaattattcctttccagatgatgatacatcctatctcttataaacctttccaatattttgcccacacagaagtaaggttcactggtctatagttactggggttgtctctactccccttcttgaacaaggggacaacattttctaccctccagtctcctggcactattcctgtagacaaagatgacttaaagatcaaagccaaaggctcagcaatctcctcccaagcttcccagagaatcctaggataaatcccatccggcccaggggacttatctattttcacactttccagaattgctaacacctcctccttctgaacctcaagcccttctagtctaatagcctgaatctcagtattctccttgacaacattgtctttttcctgtgtgtatactgatgaaaagtattcatttagcacctctcctatctccttggactccaagcacaacttcccactactgtccttgactggccctactcttaccctagtcattcgtttattcctgacatatctatagaaagctttagggttatccttgatcctacctgccaaagacttctcatgtcccctcctggctcttagctctctctttaggtccttcctagctaacttgtaactctcgaacgccctaactgaaccttcatgtctcatctttacataagcctccttcttcctcttgacaagtgtttcgactgctttagtaaaccacggttcccttgctcgaccacttcctccctgcctgacaggtacatacttatcaaggacacgcagtagctgttccttgaacaagctccacatttccattgtgcccatcccctgcagttttcctctccatccgatgcatcctaagtcatgcctcatcgcatcataattgcctttcccccagatataattcttgccctgcggtatatacctatccctttccatcactaaagtaaacgtaatcgaattgtggtcactatcaccaaagtgctcacctacctccaaatctaacacctgtcctggttcattatccagtaccaaatccaatatggccttgcctctcgttggcctatctacatactgtgtcaggaaacccgcctgcacacattggacccatctaaagtacttgaactatagcgtttccagtcaatatttggaaagttaaagtccatcataacaactaccctgttgctttcgctcctatccagaatcatctttgcaatcctttcctctacatctctggaacttttccgaggcctatagaaaacccctaacagggtgacctctcctttcctgtttctaacctcagccatactacctcagtagacgagtcctcacatTCATGTTGTGGCGCGCTGCCCCTCAAACTATATATAACCAATTGCCTCTCTCTAATGGAGGGAGATGCGTATGGCCCTTTGTCGACATTGGCTAATTATTTCTGACTTATTTATGTGTAACCTTCGCAGTTTAGGCTCACAATTGATAATTAAATTATTAGGAATATGGATTTAATTTTTGTATATCCAAATTAATAGGAATATGGGTTAAATTTTTATAGGGACAATTTATGACTATGGTGGGCAGCCTCGCTCAATGAATGTGCAAGTCTGGTGACTGCCCAACTGAGCTCATTTTAATGGATGGCAAGTCATTGATTTCCCCAACATGCTCTTGGGTGAATGAGATTCCTACCAGAAATGCATGGGATGAATATCATGTCCCCAGAAACAAATTGGCAGGCAGCTGGTGAACGTAttgccatggggggtggggggtgggggggggggggggggtggggggcaccatcATCTAAGAAGAGAGGTGAGAAACAGCTACCTGAAACCGTAATTTTATTATAATTACCTGAAATAATTCCATGTTCATTGTTCTCAACAGCCAATACCATGATGCTCCAACACATAGGACAAGCATCTGCATCAGATGTCAGTACAGCAGCAGTCGTTCCATGTATATCACCCTCAATGTCTTTGGTATTTGATGAATTTACAAACATTACCCCTTTGGTCAAAGAAGAGCTGCGATTTGCCATTCAAAGCAAACGGATATCAAATGGAGTCTCAACCATGGAATATTTAACAGGAACTGAGAGTTCAAATGAAGCAATAGAAAAAAAGGTGAGTTACACATATGTATATCATGGGAATACTAAAATTATACCTTAACGTGAACACGGAACCTAGAACATTACAACAGTACAAATTAAATTGTGACCTCAAACTAATGATAATCTTATTTTAGATTTTGAGGCACTGCTGCTGTCTCACAATtctaataggggctgtttagcactgggctaaatcactggctttgaaagcaaaccaaggcaggccagcagcatggttcaattcccgtaccagcctccctgaacaggcgccggaatgtggcgactaggggcttttcacagtaacttcattcgaagcctacttgtgacaataagcgattttcatttcattttaagaaAGTGAGTTTAGATATTCATTCTTACAGGCGACACCACAGGAAGATGAGAGGAGAAGACGAAGGAGGGAAAGAAATAAAATAGCAGCGGCTAAATGTCGAAATAAGAAGAAGGAAAGGACAGACATATTACAGAAAGTAAGTTCATGTGTCACAATCTCATTGGCCTGAGGGATGGACGCTTATGGAAGCTGCATTGCTCTGATTTCATAGAAATGGTCTTGTATTACCTACATGGCCACCGACAGCCAAAATTGTTTCCAGCTCTTTGCACTTTTAAGTTTCCAAAACAATAGTAATGTTTGGTCAGCTAGTTTCATTGTTTGCCATGTCGGTAAGGGTGGGTGAAGCCTGAAAACTGATCCTTAGGTTGGAGGAGCGTTATTCCTCACAGTAGATTGACCTTGTTCCCACGCTCTCAGTCTTTCAGCATCAGCCACAGTATGCAGACTATTTGGCATTGAACTTCACACTGTTGTCACAGGTTACAACTGACTGAGGTAGAACTGAAGGAATATGTAAAAATTAAATGCTTAGTTACTTGTGGGTGATCCTTTGAGGAaaatgaaacagaaacagaaatttAAAAGGCGAAAGACCATTTTTGAAATTACAGGTACTGATGTAGAGTCTAAATATTCAATTGAGACCCTGTCTGAGGATGCACTTTATCTTAGTCACTCAAAAGTAAACTCTTAAACTGTCTGTTGGTGTAATTCTTTGCACACTGCGGATTATTTACCAAAGAATGTCAGTCGGGCTTGTCATGTCATGCATTTGctatactggaagctacatatattaatatacggggccctgttctttgcagacagaaagaacatgtacacacattgtgcctgtttctgCTAAATTAAAATACGTTCATTTTCATGGACAATGTCTTTTACAAtaattttttaattaaagttttagcATTTTACACAAAATTACAAGAAGTACAAACAATAACCCTTAACCAAACGCAAACACCAAAAGCCCCACAAATGACCCTTCAATCTAAGAAACAAGACCCCCCTActtaccctcctcccccccaccttatCCTCTTCTAagagctaacagtgaccaactctctGAAATACAATGTAAACGGCTACCATCTCCAGTAGAACACTTCGATTGACCCCCTCACGGTGTATTTGACCTTGTCGAGGTACGAAAACCCCATTAAGTCCCCAGCCATGCCGAAGCACTCGGCTGCGCTGCTAGCCTCCAGCCCAGCAGGATCTCCCTCCATGCCACCAATGAGGCGACGGCAAGAGCATCTGCCCCCACACCCGTCCACAATTCCGTCACACCCGAAACTCCAAATATAGCTACCAAAGGATAGGGCTTCAGCTCAATATTTAGGATCGTTGACCTGGTGCTAAAAAAGACCTCCAAAAACACACCAGCTGGGAACAGGACGAGAACATGTGTGTGTAGTGCGTGGGTCCTCTTGAACAGGGCTCATACCtgatcagggctggtttagcacagggctaaagagctggcttttaaagcagaccaaggcaggtcagtagcatggttcaattcccgtactagcctccctgaacaggtgtcggaatgtggcaactaggggcttttcacagtaacttcatttgaagcctacttgtgacagtaagcaattttcatttcattttttcatttcacctcCACCCCCTGAAAAAACAACAACATCCTAGCCTTAGTGAGATGAATTTGAAATACTACCTTTAGCTGGATCAGGCTTAGTCTTTCACACAACGATGTGGCTTTCACCCTTCACAATGCCTTAATCCATACCTCATCCAGTATTGGCCCCAAGTCCTCCACCCATTTAGCCTTTACACCCTCCATGGTACTCAACTCTTCCCCTACAAACTGTTCATACATGCCGGACATACTGCCTTCCTCCGATCCGAAAggagagaatcctctccaataaggaTGCTGACCGTACCATCGGGAACTCCAAGAACATCCTCCTAACAAAGCTCCGTACCTGGAGGTACCTAACCAAATGGTGAGACAACCACTCCCCCCAACCttacctcctcaccacccccaccccaagctGGCAGACAGCCTGCCATCTcaactaaccccctccccctcctaaaCAAACATTCTAGACTCATCGAGCCTCAACAAACTggcccaacaccccccacaccactTCTGCTCACTAGCCCACCCCTTAGTGCGAgcaaggtgccccccccccgcaaGGCCCCAACCAAAACCGACCATAAAAGGCCAACAACACAACCCCCCTGGCCAACCTACCAACCTCCAAGAAGAAGAAGATCAAAGACGTAACACAATATGTTGCAATATTTAACACCCACCAaacctgactttcacacacacaatcccaccaGCCCTCCACAGT is a window from the Scyliorhinus torazame isolate Kashiwa2021f chromosome 1, sScyTor2.1, whole genome shotgun sequence genome containing:
- the atf3 gene encoding cyclic AMP-dependent transcription factor ATF-3 is translated as MMLQHIGQASASDVSTAAVVPCISPSMSLVFDEFTNITPLVKEELRFAIQSKRISNGVSTMEYLTGTESSNEAIEKKATPQEDERRRRRRERNKIAAAKCRNKKKERTDILQKESEKLESLNAELKAQIEELKNEKQQLIYMLNLHRPTCIVRAQNGTTPEEEKNLFIQQVKEGTLQN